In one Haloplanus salinus genomic region, the following are encoded:
- a CDS encoding b(o/a)3-type cytochrome-c oxidase subunit 1, whose protein sequence is MAYVDDFPTDARIVRWNLLVAFTALGIGGLFGMIQALHRTDVFRGFVSSADYYSVLTGHGVLLALFFTIFALCGLFTWGVTKSLDRPLPSARFTMAWFGFMFVGALTATVTILGGLVPSMPFNADVLYTFYAPMQAHPAFYTGLVLFIVGTWMAGFDWFRTYWRWRGDNPGERIPLQTFMVLVTMLMWYISSAGVAVEVLFFLLPWSLGIIESVDPLLTRTLFWYFGHPVVYFWLMPAYFIWYTVLPKLAGGRLFSDPLARVVFVLFLLLSTPVGFHHQYTDPGIPEGFKFIAMTNTMFLLLPSFLTAFTVVASIEHGARQRGGSGRLSWLRKLPWDEPAFAGCALAGLMFAAGGFSGIINAGMNINYLVHNTLWVPGHFHLTVGTASALTFMAIGYWLFPQITGKRLRLRSVATVQPYIWFVGMTLMSNAMHRAGLAGIPRRTAEPQYDAVTFQGVVGGVSEMRLQIAIGGVFLFLGLMLFLLVIFATWLGGSRTAPLRVNGTLPTPLSGPEHSPKILDNLKLWTAIAIVLIVLAYGLPLSAMLADGLFAPGSPPIPV, encoded by the coding sequence ATGGCATACGTCGACGACTTTCCGACAGACGCACGTATCGTTCGCTGGAATCTGCTGGTGGCCTTCACTGCCCTCGGCATCGGCGGCCTGTTCGGCATGATTCAGGCGCTTCACCGCACGGACGTCTTCCGTGGCTTCGTGAGCTCCGCCGACTACTACTCGGTGCTCACGGGACACGGCGTCCTCCTCGCGCTCTTTTTCACCATTTTCGCCCTCTGTGGGCTGTTCACTTGGGGCGTCACCAAGAGCCTCGACCGACCGCTTCCGAGCGCACGGTTCACGATGGCTTGGTTCGGGTTCATGTTCGTCGGGGCACTCACGGCGACGGTGACCATCCTCGGCGGGCTGGTCCCCTCGATGCCGTTCAACGCCGACGTGTTGTACACGTTCTACGCGCCGATGCAGGCGCACCCGGCCTTTTACACCGGACTCGTGCTGTTCATCGTCGGCACCTGGATGGCCGGATTCGACTGGTTCCGCACGTACTGGCGCTGGCGCGGTGACAACCCCGGCGAGCGAATCCCGCTGCAGACGTTCATGGTGTTGGTGACGATGCTGATGTGGTACATCTCGTCCGCCGGCGTCGCAGTCGAGGTGCTCTTTTTTCTCCTGCCGTGGTCGCTCGGCATCATCGAGAGCGTCGATCCGTTGCTCACCCGGACGCTGTTCTGGTACTTCGGTCACCCCGTCGTCTACTTCTGGCTCATGCCGGCGTACTTCATCTGGTACACCGTCCTGCCGAAACTCGCCGGGGGGCGCCTGTTCAGCGACCCGCTCGCGCGAGTGGTCTTCGTGCTCTTTCTCCTGCTGTCGACGCCGGTCGGCTTCCACCACCAGTACACCGACCCCGGCATTCCGGAAGGATTCAAATTCATCGCGATGACGAACACGATGTTCCTCTTGTTGCCCAGTTTCCTCACTGCCTTCACCGTCGTCGCCAGCATCGAACACGGGGCTCGGCAGCGCGGTGGGAGCGGCCGCCTCAGTTGGCTCCGGAAACTCCCCTGGGACGAACCCGCCTTCGCCGGCTGTGCGCTCGCCGGCCTGATGTTCGCCGCCGGTGGCTTCTCCGGTATTATCAACGCCGGGATGAACATCAACTACCTCGTCCACAACACGCTGTGGGTGCCGGGTCACTTCCACCTCACCGTCGGCACCGCGTCGGCGCTGACGTTCATGGCGATAGGATACTGGCTGTTCCCGCAGATCACCGGCAAGCGCTTGCGGCTTCGCTCGGTCGCGACGGTCCAGCCGTACATCTGGTTCGTCGGCATGACGCTGATGTCGAACGCGATGCATCGCGCCGGCCTCGCGGGCATCCCGCGCCGGACCGCCGAACCGCAGTACGACGCCGTCACGTTCCAGGGCGTCGTCGGCGGCGTCAGTGAGATGCGTCTCCAGATCGCTATCGGCGGTGTCTTCCTGTTCCTGGGCCTCATGCTGTTCCTCCTCGTCATCTTCGCGACGTGGCTCGGCGGTAGCCGAACCGCTCCCCTCCGGGTCAACGGAACGCTCCCGACGCCGCTCTCCGGGCCCGAACACAGCCCGAAGATCCTCGACAACCTGAAACTCTGGACGGCGATCGCCATCGTCTTGATCGTGCTCGCCTACGGTCTGCCGCTGTCGGCGATGCTCGCCGACGGCCTGTTCGCCCCGGGAAGCCCGCCGATCCCCGTCTAA
- the hemE gene encoding uroporphyrinogen decarboxylase, translating into MTHLLVRAARGERTERPPVWLMRQAGRHIPEYREIRADYTFREAIETPEVAERITLLPWDLYEPDGVVMFSDILTVLEPLGFDYHIESGVGPVVENPVDGPDDAERPRGDVATDLEFVGALLDRLVERVGSETAIIGFAGGPFTLASYVVAGGSSRNHGPVRRFRARHPEAFRTLLSAFADVVREYLEYQAAHGADVVQLFDTYAGVLSPADYREFVLPLHREILSDLSVPAIVFVRNMGGRLDSLQATGADVVSLDWTVDMAAARAELGDQPVQGNLDPQYLFGSPEFVRERTREVIDAAGPRGHILNLGHGVNRDTPVESVKAFVETAKSVSR; encoded by the coding sequence ATGACCCACCTCCTCGTTCGCGCTGCCCGCGGCGAACGGACCGAGCGGCCGCCGGTTTGGCTGATGCGACAGGCCGGGCGCCACATTCCCGAGTACCGCGAGATTCGTGCCGACTACACGTTCCGTGAGGCCATCGAGACGCCCGAGGTGGCCGAACGAATCACCCTCCTCCCCTGGGACCTCTACGAACCGGACGGCGTCGTGATGTTCTCCGATATCCTCACCGTGCTCGAACCCCTCGGCTTCGACTACCACATCGAGAGCGGCGTCGGCCCCGTCGTCGAGAACCCGGTCGACGGCCCCGACGACGCCGAACGACCCCGCGGCGACGTGGCGACCGACCTCGAGTTCGTCGGCGCACTCCTCGACCGACTCGTCGAGCGAGTGGGTTCGGAGACGGCCATCATCGGCTTCGCCGGCGGCCCCTTCACCCTCGCCTCCTACGTCGTCGCCGGCGGGTCCTCACGGAATCACGGCCCCGTCCGCCGCTTCCGTGCCCGCCATCCCGAGGCGTTCCGCACGCTCCTCTCGGCGTTCGCCGACGTGGTGCGCGAGTATCTGGAGTATCAGGCCGCCCACGGCGCCGACGTGGTGCAACTGTTCGACACCTACGCCGGCGTCCTCTCGCCCGCCGACTACCGCGAGTTCGTCCTCCCGCTCCACCGCGAGATCCTGTCTGACCTCTCCGTGCCCGCAATCGTCTTCGTGCGCAACATGGGTGGCCGCCTCGACAGCCTGCAGGCGACGGGCGCGGACGTGGTGAGCCTCGACTGGACCGTCGACATGGCCGCGGCGCGGGCCGAACTCGGCGACCAGCCCGTCCAAGGAAACCTCGACCCACAGTATCTCTTCGGGTCGCCCGAGTTCGTCCGCGAGCGGACGCGGGAGGTTATCGACGCCGCCGGACCGCGGGGCCACATCCTCAACCTCGGCCACGGCGTCAACCGCGACACGCCGGTCGAGTCGGTGAAGGCGTTCGTCGAGACGGCGAAGTCCGTCAGCCGGTAG
- the gnd gene encoding phosphogluconate dehydrogenase (NAD(+)-dependent, decarboxylating) encodes MQLGVVGLGRMGRIVVDRVLDAGHDVVAFDIDEESVAAAADAGAEPADSVADLAERLGADKRIWLMVPAGDAVDAALEELGPHLDGDDVVVDGGNSHFEDSVRRAEATDAAYLDCGTSGGPAGADVGFSLMIGGPEAAYDELVPVFDAVATGPDGHARMGPAGSGHYVKMVHNGVEYALMQAYGEGFELLFEGRYDLDLEAVARTWNNGAVIRSWLLELCEEAFREEGSDLGDVADHVAGGSTGTWTVQEALAQEVPVPLIHGALAERFASRRGRFSRRLANRLRYGFGRHEVARR; translated from the coding sequence ATGCAACTCGGAGTCGTCGGACTCGGCCGGATGGGGCGGATCGTCGTCGACCGCGTACTCGACGCGGGGCACGACGTCGTGGCGTTCGACATCGACGAGGAGTCGGTGGCGGCGGCCGCGGACGCCGGCGCGGAGCCGGCCGACTCGGTCGCCGACCTCGCGGAGCGGCTGGGTGCGGACAAACGGATCTGGCTGATGGTCCCCGCGGGCGACGCGGTGGACGCGGCACTGGAGGAACTGGGCCCGCACCTCGACGGCGACGACGTCGTCGTCGACGGCGGCAACTCCCACTTCGAGGACTCGGTCCGGCGGGCGGAGGCGACCGACGCGGCCTACCTCGACTGTGGGACGAGCGGCGGTCCCGCGGGTGCCGACGTGGGCTTCTCGCTGATGATCGGTGGCCCAGAGGCGGCCTACGACGAACTGGTTCCCGTCTTCGACGCGGTGGCGACGGGACCCGACGGCCACGCCCGGATGGGGCCGGCGGGGTCGGGCCACTACGTGAAGATGGTCCACAACGGGGTCGAGTACGCGCTGATGCAGGCCTACGGTGAGGGGTTCGAACTCCTCTTCGAGGGGCGGTACGACCTCGACCTCGAAGCGGTGGCGCGGACGTGGAACAACGGCGCAGTCATCCGGTCGTGGCTGCTGGAACTCTGCGAGGAGGCGTTCCGCGAGGAGGGGTCGGATCTGGGCGACGTAGCCGACCACGTGGCCGGCGGATCGACGGGAACGTGGACGGTTCAGGAGGCGCTGGCACAGGAGGTGCCGGTGCCGCTGATTCACGGGGCGCTGGCGGAGCGGTTCGCGTCTCGTCGGGGACGGTTCTCGCGGCGGCTCGCCAACCGCCTGCGGTACGGGTTCGGACGCCACGAGGTCGCCCGACGGTAG
- a CDS encoding winged helix-turn-helix transcriptional regulator: MGTEEDAETCYVIDSLEQIGSRWRLAVLHDLQEGEKRFNELERSTGASSRTLSRVVDDLGEMGFVHRRLEEDAPVATYYSLTEKGESLCPVFDAIGDWAKE; encoded by the coding sequence GTGGGGACCGAGGAGGACGCCGAGACGTGTTACGTCATCGATTCGCTCGAACAGATCGGCTCCCGGTGGCGGCTGGCGGTGCTGCACGACCTGCAGGAGGGTGAGAAGCGGTTCAACGAACTCGAGCGATCGACCGGCGCGAGTTCGCGGACGCTCTCCCGGGTCGTCGACGACCTAGGGGAGATGGGGTTCGTCCACCGCCGCCTCGAGGAGGACGCGCCAGTGGCGACGTACTACTCCCTGACGGAGAAAGGGGAGTCGCTCTGTCCGGTGTTCGACGCCATCGGCGACTGGGCCAAAGAGTGA
- a CDS encoding hybrid sensor histidine kinase/response regulator, whose translation MLQPPSDPSVDALYVGTGADGLSRAADRLTVRRVTTAGDALAALDADSSIDCVVSDASLPEIDGLAFFRAVRDLREDLPFVLVVGPEADVPVGDALDAGVTDCVRVAPDTADTDLLAHRIDEAVASHRTERRLRTERSQHRQLFADAPVMYVAFRRVDDEPVVEDCNDRFLDRLGYERDDILGRSVWDIYADESMAHAVDGFDSGRQGTFGQQERTLVAADGERVDTLFRASPRLDATGDVIGTLGLYVDITAQKRRERTFERLHDATRSLLRAGSSARVAEIITDAVRDVLGYPTNLVRLVDGDELHPVAITDEAERRLGERPVYRIGEGTAGRAFADGETLVYDDVRTVDDDYDRRTARASMFVPIGDHGVLSVGDTEVGTFDRLDRHLAEVFAANAATALTLLDRTRDLERQNERLDEFASVVSHDLRTPLTVVDGSLELACERHDDEDLDRAARSLDRAFDLIEELLALARTEASHDRRPIDLSTVAEACWRTADTGDATLVVEDDVAVRADESRLRRLLENLFRNAVEHGSTGSRPEADDSAEHGSVADLTVTVGPLPDGFYVADDGPGLPDDGDVFEAGYTTDPGGTGLGLAIVDRIAGEHGWSADAIEADDGGARFEFRN comes from the coding sequence ATGCTCCAGCCGCCATCCGATCCGTCCGTCGACGCGCTGTACGTCGGTACCGGCGCCGACGGGCTGTCACGCGCCGCGGACCGGCTCACGGTCCGGCGGGTCACTACGGCCGGCGACGCGCTCGCAGCCCTCGACGCCGACTCGTCGATCGACTGCGTGGTGAGCGACGCGTCGCTCCCCGAGATTGACGGGCTCGCGTTTTTCCGGGCCGTCCGGGACCTCCGCGAGGACCTCCCGTTCGTGCTCGTGGTCGGGCCGGAGGCGGACGTGCCCGTCGGCGACGCCCTCGACGCGGGCGTGACCGACTGCGTGCGGGTCGCCCCCGACACGGCGGACACCGACCTCCTCGCTCACCGCATCGACGAGGCAGTCGCGAGCCACCGCACCGAACGCCGTCTTCGGACCGAGCGCTCCCAGCACCGACAGCTCTTCGCGGACGCCCCCGTGATGTACGTCGCCTTCCGGCGCGTCGACGACGAACCGGTCGTCGAGGACTGCAACGACCGCTTTCTCGACCGCCTCGGCTACGAGCGCGACGACATACTCGGCCGGTCGGTCTGGGACATCTACGCCGACGAGTCGATGGCTCACGCCGTCGACGGCTTCGACAGTGGGCGGCAGGGCACCTTCGGCCAACAGGAGCGCACCCTCGTCGCCGCCGACGGGGAGCGCGTCGACACCCTCTTTCGCGCGAGTCCCCGCCTCGACGCGACCGGCGACGTGATCGGTACCCTCGGGCTATACGTCGACATCACGGCCCAGAAGCGTCGCGAGCGGACGTTCGAACGGCTCCACGACGCGACCCGTAGCCTCCTCCGCGCCGGGAGCAGCGCGCGGGTGGCGGAGATCATCACCGACGCGGTCCGAGACGTGCTCGGCTATCCGACGAACCTCGTCAGGCTCGTCGACGGCGACGAACTCCACCCGGTCGCCATCACCGACGAAGCCGAGCGACGGCTCGGTGAACGCCCCGTCTACCGGATCGGCGAGGGGACAGCCGGCCGCGCCTTCGCCGACGGTGAGACGCTCGTCTACGACGACGTGCGTACGGTCGACGACGACTACGACCGGCGGACCGCCCGGGCGTCGATGTTCGTCCCGATCGGCGACCACGGCGTTCTGAGTGTCGGCGACACCGAGGTCGGCACTTTCGACCGACTGGATCGCCACCTCGCGGAGGTGTTCGCGGCCAACGCCGCGACGGCGCTGACGCTCCTCGATCGGACCCGGGATCTGGAACGGCAGAACGAACGGCTGGACGAGTTCGCGAGCGTCGTCTCCCACGACCTCCGGACGCCCCTGACGGTCGTCGACGGCTCGCTCGAACTCGCGTGCGAGCGCCACGACGACGAGGACCTCGACCGTGCCGCACGGTCGCTCGACCGCGCGTTCGACCTGATCGAGGAGCTGCTCGCCCTCGCCCGGACCGAGGCGTCCCACGACCGGCGGCCGATCGACCTCTCCACGGTCGCCGAGGCGTGCTGGCGGACCGCCGACACGGGCGACGCGACGCTCGTCGTCGAGGACGACGTAGCCGTCCGGGCCGACGAGTCACGCCTTCGGCGGTTACTGGAGAATCTGTTTCGGAACGCCGTGGAGCACGGCTCCACGGGCAGTCGGCCGGAGGCCGACGACAGCGCCGAACACGGGTCCGTGGCCGACCTCACCGTCACCGTCGGTCCGCTCCCCGACGGGTTCTACGTCGCGGACGACGGCCCGGGACTCCCCGACGACGGCGACGTGTTCGAGGCGGGCTACACGACCGACCCGGGGGGGACGGGGTTGGGGCTCGCCATCGTCGATCGGATCGCGGGAGAACACGGGTGGTCGGCCGACGCCATCGAAGCCGACGACGGCGGGGCGCGCTTCGAGTTTCGAAATTAA
- a CDS encoding 2Fe-2S iron-sulfur cluster-binding protein: MVEVNLVGLSVGALLTLTAVALHLSKGTGWTPTTDISQEVLERRAESVPETDFPEPMNRAIGAGGGGAVAAGAVTGEEEGAELEGGAEAVEEVGPWDVSDDEAEVFEIEYAKEGDTIDVKENETVLEAGEDAGWDLPYACRQGQCVSCAGQITSGGSSEDYVVHDDQQMLDDGELDDGYTLTCVAYPKADFTIETGEAP; this comes from the coding sequence ATGGTCGAGGTAAATCTGGTGGGACTGAGCGTCGGGGCACTCCTGACGCTCACCGCCGTCGCGCTCCATCTGTCGAAGGGGACGGGATGGACGCCCACCACCGACATCAGCCAAGAAGTTCTCGAACGCCGGGCCGAGTCGGTGCCCGAGACGGACTTCCCGGAGCCGATGAACCGCGCCATCGGCGCCGGCGGTGGCGGCGCCGTCGCGGCCGGCGCCGTCACCGGCGAGGAGGAGGGTGCCGAACTGGAAGGGGGTGCCGAGGCGGTCGAGGAGGTCGGCCCGTGGGACGTCTCCGACGACGAGGCCGAAGTCTTCGAAATCGAGTACGCGAAGGAGGGCGACACCATCGACGTCAAGGAGAACGAGACGGTGCTCGAAGCCGGCGAGGACGCGGGCTGGGACCTACCCTACGCCTGCCGGCAGGGGCAGTGTGTCTCCTGTGCCGGGCAGATCACCTCCGGCGGCAGTTCCGAGGACTACGTCGTCCACGACGACCAACAGATGCTCGACGACGGCGAACTCGACGACGGCTACACGCTGACCTGCGTCGCCTACCCCAAGGCCGATTTCACGATCGAGACGGGCGAGGCGCCTTAA
- a CDS encoding DoxX family protein, with translation MTSSQPRHVLMAPLLVAVVASRPVAAHVDYVTEGGGSGPSVADFLVTVLSDPLNLALLAAGSAGVTVATFGWLRYGDHLMDVTVTRRTLRSYQPYLGWLLRLAVGLPLMGAGFGGYFFSPVVSVEARLVQVTLAFLLLFGLGTRLAALAGILTYLSGLATHFPTLLLSSEYLAGFFGILVVGPGQPSADLLLRRLMLTDGTIMSRFRDVTTVSDLLSRLGIEKSAAPLLIRVFLGLNFAYLGVTEKWLDPGRALQVVEKYDLTAVAPISPEMWVFGAGLGELAVGLLILSGTFTRSAAGAGFLILTTTLFGLPDDPVLAHVTLFGLTSALLITGSGPFALDRTVVPALRARVGRTPVDAGGESTPTAD, from the coding sequence ATGACCTCCAGCCAGCCGCGACACGTCCTCATGGCGCCGCTTCTCGTCGCCGTCGTCGCCTCGCGTCCCGTCGCGGCTCACGTCGACTACGTGACCGAGGGGGGTGGCTCGGGACCGAGCGTCGCCGACTTCCTCGTCACCGTCCTCTCCGACCCGCTCAACCTCGCCCTCCTCGCCGCCGGCAGCGCGGGCGTGACCGTCGCGACGTTCGGCTGGCTCCGGTACGGCGACCACCTGATGGACGTGACGGTCACCCGACGGACGCTGCGTTCCTACCAACCGTATCTGGGCTGGCTGTTGCGACTCGCCGTTGGCCTCCCGCTCATGGGCGCCGGCTTCGGCGGCTACTTCTTCTCACCCGTGGTGAGCGTCGAGGCACGTCTCGTCCAGGTCACTCTCGCTTTCCTCCTGTTGTTCGGTCTGGGGACGCGGCTGGCGGCACTCGCCGGCATCCTCACCTACCTCTCCGGGTTGGCGACGCATTTCCCGACGCTCCTGCTCAGTTCGGAGTATCTCGCCGGCTTCTTCGGCATCCTCGTCGTCGGCCCCGGCCAGCCGAGCGCCGACCTCCTGCTCCGGCGGTTGATGCTCACCGACGGCACGATCATGAGTCGCTTCCGCGACGTGACGACCGTCTCCGACCTCCTCTCCAGGCTCGGGATCGAGAAGTCCGCCGCCCCCCTTCTCATCCGCGTCTTCCTCGGCCTCAACTTCGCCTACCTCGGCGTCACCGAGAAGTGGCTCGATCCCGGTCGGGCGCTCCAGGTGGTCGAGAAGTACGATCTCACGGCCGTCGCTCCCATCTCCCCGGAGATGTGGGTGTTCGGCGCGGGGCTGGGCGAACTCGCCGTCGGCCTACTCATCCTGAGCGGCACGTTCACCCGGAGCGCCGCCGGCGCCGGCTTCCTCATCCTCACCACGACCCTCTTCGGCCTCCCCGACGACCCGGTGCTCGCTCACGTCACTCTGTTCGGCCTCACCTCCGCCCTGCTGATCACCGGGAGCGGCCCGTTCGCTCTCGACCGGACCGTCGTTCCCGCGTTGCGCGCACGCGTCGGCCGGACCCCGGTCGACGCCGGCGGTGAGTCGACGCCGACGGCCGACTGA
- the hemH gene encoding ferrochelatase, with product MTTGIVLLNFGEPSEPERDVVVDYLERIFFANMDIEGKETTEAEAQARASKLAERRAPGLMEEYEEIGGSPLYDHATTQASMLADELDRRGYDVPTYYGMQYTDPFITDAVEEARADGVDHLVGLPIYPLCGPSTNVQSLDELDEALDEVGWDVPVDGLTGWHKHPGYSRARIDNIRAFLDENDLTLGDGTQLVFSAHGTPQYYLDEGSRYEQYVEEFCGVVATALDAPDYALGYQNHENRDVEWTEPDVEEVIESIEADRVVVEPVSFMHEQSETLSELDVELREEAEAEGLEFYRIPIPYDDERFVGALADLVEPFVAGYDASYAGLKQCKCRDEPGTMCLNAAHHDE from the coding sequence ATGACCACCGGCATCGTGTTACTCAACTTCGGCGAGCCGTCGGAACCGGAGCGAGACGTCGTCGTCGACTACCTCGAACGCATCTTCTTCGCCAACATGGACATCGAAGGGAAGGAGACGACTGAAGCGGAGGCACAGGCCCGCGCGAGCAAGCTGGCCGAGCGTCGCGCCCCTGGACTGATGGAGGAGTACGAAGAGATCGGTGGGTCGCCGCTCTACGACCACGCCACCACGCAGGCGTCGATGCTCGCGGACGAGCTCGACCGGCGGGGGTACGACGTGCCCACCTACTACGGGATGCAGTACACCGATCCGTTCATTACCGACGCCGTGGAAGAGGCCCGTGCGGACGGCGTCGACCACCTGGTCGGCCTGCCCATCTACCCCCTCTGTGGCCCGTCGACCAACGTCCAGTCGCTGGACGAACTCGACGAAGCGCTCGACGAGGTGGGGTGGGACGTCCCCGTCGACGGCCTGACCGGCTGGCACAAGCACCCCGGATACAGCCGCGCCCGCATCGACAATATCCGGGCGTTCCTCGACGAGAACGACCTCACCCTCGGCGACGGGACGCAACTCGTCTTCTCGGCCCACGGGACGCCCCAGTACTACCTCGACGAAGGCAGTCGGTACGAGCAGTACGTCGAGGAGTTCTGTGGCGTCGTCGCCACGGCACTCGACGCCCCGGACTACGCGCTCGGTTATCAGAATCACGAGAACCGGGACGTGGAGTGGACCGAGCCCGACGTAGAGGAGGTCATCGAGAGCATCGAGGCCGATCGGGTCGTCGTCGAACCGGTCAGCTTCATGCACGAACAGAGCGAGACGCTCTCCGAACTCGACGTAGAGCTTCGGGAAGAAGCGGAAGCGGAGGGCCTAGAGTTCTACCGGATCCCCATCCCGTACGACGACGAGCGGTTCGTCGGCGCGCTCGCCGATCTGGTAGAGCCGTTCGTCGCGGGCTACGACGCCTCCTACGCCGGCCTCAAGCAGTGCAAATGTCGGGACGAACCGGGGACGATGTGCCTGAACGCCGCTCACCACGACGAATGA
- a CDS encoding cytochrome c oxidase subunit II, with translation MEIHRYEKLWTAAALLLIVGFIATVTYGALGPGVTMVDDSGGTIDSGSLGETQFGDPGVTQTGENQYEVHVVARQFLFQPGTGSPIRVPANSEVTFYITSADVVHGFEVAGTNVNVMAVPGQVSEVTVRFDEPAQYGIVCHEYCGAAHHTMAGQLVVVPEDEYSAEGS, from the coding sequence ATGGAAATTCACCGATACGAGAAGCTATGGACGGCCGCCGCACTGTTGTTGATCGTCGGATTCATCGCGACGGTAACGTACGGTGCGCTCGGTCCGGGCGTGACGATGGTCGACGACTCCGGTGGAACGATCGATTCCGGATCGCTCGGCGAGACCCAATTCGGCGATCCCGGCGTGACACAGACCGGCGAGAACCAGTACGAGGTCCACGTGGTCGCCCGCCAGTTCCTCTTTCAGCCGGGCACCGGTTCGCCGATCCGCGTCCCGGCTAACTCCGAGGTGACGTTCTACATCACCAGCGCCGACGTGGTCCACGGCTTCGAAGTCGCCGGCACCAACGTCAACGTGATGGCGGTGCCCGGACAGGTCAGCGAGGTCACGGTCCGATTCGACGAGCCGGCACAGTACGGCATCGTCTGTCACGAGTACTGTGGTGCCGCCCACCACACGATGGCGGGGCAACTCGTCGTCGTTCCCGAAGACGAGTACTCCGCGGAGGGTAGCTAA
- the hemG gene encoding protoporphyrinogen oxidase — translation MTVGIVGAGITGLALTHYLGERGADSVAFEAASDPGGVIKSERVDGRVLEHGPQRTRLTADIEALVDDCGLRGDLRTADTDLPLYVYVDGRLRRVPFSIEEFVSTDLLSVRGKLRLLAEPLTEGARDGETAADYFVRKFGSEAYHNLVEPLFGGIYGSDPAEMPGEYALRTVKKMERSGSLIRAAVNRRLEGKGREAPVSFDDGMAQLPRALYEHNADRVALETAVDRIVPEGTGYRLETEDGSHRVDHVVVTVRADVAAGLLADVDADSARALRRLYYNPLAYVHLHSAAAPAGYGYQVRHDEPLRTLGVTWNASLFDRDGVYTCFLGGMKNPGLVDRPERELGRIASQEFEAVMDAEAEVVNVTRYPRGIPAYDGSWTAMADVDLPDGITLASNYAGRMGVPARVREAKRLAERFAGDDVGADAPLAEATG, via the coding sequence ATGACGGTCGGCATCGTCGGCGCGGGTATCACCGGCCTCGCGCTCACCCACTACCTCGGGGAGCGCGGCGCCGACTCGGTGGCCTTCGAGGCGGCGTCCGACCCCGGGGGCGTCATCAAGTCGGAGCGGGTCGACGGGCGCGTCCTCGAACACGGTCCCCAGCGCACCCGGCTGACCGCCGATATCGAGGCGCTGGTCGACGACTGTGGGCTCCGGGGCGACCTCCGGACCGCCGACACCGACCTCCCGCTGTACGTCTACGTCGACGGCCGGCTCCGACGGGTGCCGTTCTCCATCGAGGAGTTCGTCTCGACGGACCTGCTTTCCGTCCGGGGGAAGCTGCGACTGCTCGCGGAGCCACTGACCGAGGGCGCCCGCGACGGCGAGACGGCGGCCGACTACTTCGTCCGGAAGTTCGGCTCCGAGGCGTACCACAACCTCGTCGAACCGCTGTTCGGCGGTATCTACGGTTCGGACCCCGCGGAGATGCCGGGGGAATACGCCCTGCGGACGGTCAAGAAGATGGAGCGCTCGGGCAGCCTGATCCGGGCGGCGGTCAACCGCCGCTTGGAGGGCAAGGGACGCGAGGCGCCCGTCTCCTTCGACGACGGCATGGCCCAACTCCCCCGCGCGCTCTACGAACACAACGCCGACCGAGTGGCACTGGAGACCGCGGTGGACCGAATCGTCCCCGAGGGGACGGGGTACCGTTTGGAGACCGAGGACGGAAGCCACCGCGTCGACCACGTCGTCGTCACCGTGCGGGCGGACGTCGCCGCCGGTTTGCTGGCCGACGTGGACGCCGACAGCGCCCGTGCGCTCCGGCGGCTCTACTACAACCCGCTCGCGTACGTCCATCTCCACTCCGCGGCCGCCCCCGCCGGCTACGGCTACCAGGTGCGCCACGACGAACCCCTCCGGACGCTCGGCGTGACGTGGAACGCCAGCCTGTTCGACCGTGACGGCGTCTACACCTGCTTCCTCGGCGGGATGAAGAACCCGGGACTGGTCGACCGCCCGGAACGGGAACTCGGCCGGATCGCCAGCCAGGAGTTCGAGGCGGTGATGGACGCCGAGGCGGAAGTGGTGAACGTCACGCGTTACCCGCGGGGTATCCCCGCCTACGACGGATCGTGGACGGCGATGGCGGACGTGGATCTCCCCGACGGAATCACGCTCGCCTCGAACTACGCCGGGCGGATGGGCGTTCCGGCGCGGGTGCGGGAGGCGAAGCGACTGGCCGAGCGGTTCGCCGGGGACGACGTGGGCGCCGACGCTCCCCTCGCCGAGGCTACCGGCTGA